The DNA region TGTCTGTTCCTGTTCTTTCTCATCTGAagtccccagcagcagctggctttgCAAAATCTGGGGCTCTAAGAATCAGGTGCCCACTAGAGAGCAGCTGGCGTACCTCTAAATGGCAGCGCCCCTTTATCTCTCTCAGTTCCTAACTGTGGATGTTGGTGTTCCTGCTGCTCTACATGGTGTGAATGTGTGAAAGTTGCAGGCTGGAAAAGTgacaaacttctttttttaccttGAGCTGACTGTGGCCAAGTCTCACTTTGAAAGGGTTTCAGTAGTTTGGGTTGGTTTGTGCTATAGATATGCTGTTTGCTGGTACAGAGCTGCGTTATTGTTCAGATCCACAAAACTGAATGGGCTGTTATGTTCAGAAACTGGTAGGGCTTTATTGAGGAGTCAGTCAGAGGCAGGTAAAGCCTCTGCAGGAAAAAGCCTACAATTAGGGGCgttatttctgttctctgtttctATATTTGAAGAGTGCCTTACCCTTGCTTCCCTATGCTACATCCCAGGCCTGTCAGGAAGCAGCAGGGTATGCAGTGTCctggccagcagtgctgctgggagcttCAGGTGATACAGGGACTCCATGTGTTCAACAGCTCCAGCCCAGTTTGATTCCCCACTTTCCAGTCCCAGTGCTCCAGTGCAATGAGTCCTGCCCTGCTGAGCATGGTGCCGAGAGCGCTGGAGCTCTTTGGGAACAACAGATCATCAGTCCCTGTTGCTAATTTCATTATCTAGATCTAATTGCTCTACAAGTCTGTCTCCTCTGGGCTCTCAGGCCCTGACGGGTGCAGCTTTTCTAACAGCAGGAACTTTGTTTCTCATGGGTGTTTGCCCCCGATTCCTTTATTAATTTGTGTACTTATTTATTCAAGTCTCTGTTTGAGcttgtttcctttcctcttgGGCTGTGAGGGCGATCTCCTGCTATCAGCACACAGCCTGCTGGCTCATCTGGGGGGACGGGGGGTGTCGGAGGACCGAGTCCATGcggtttttcttctctcatacCCTTGCTCAGATGATGGTGGTGACTCCCGGCGTGATCTCGCTGCAGGCTTGGACTCCAAGGAATACTGCTTGTCGGACCGGGACATTGTGGAGGTGGTGAGGACAGAATATGTTTATACTCGCCCACCCCCGTGGTCAGACACCCTTCCTACTATCCACGTCATTACACCCACCTACAGCCGGCCcgtgcagaaagcagagctgacaCGCCTGGCCAACACCCTCCTGCATGTGCCAAACCTGCACTGGATCCTGGTGGAGGACTCCCAGCGGCGCACACCCCTCATCACCCGGCTGCTGCGGGACACGGGGCTCAACTACACCCACCTCAACGTGGAGACCCCTCGCAACTACAAGCTGCGGGGAGACATGCGGGACCCTCGCATCCCCCGGGGGACCATGCAAAGGAACCTTGCCCTGAGGTGGCTGAGAGAGACctttaacaaaaacaacagccagCCTGGGattgtttattttgctgatgATGACAACACCTACAGCCTGGAGCTCTTTGAGGAGGTAAGACCCTGCTGGAGGAGCCCCAGCCACCTGAGCACAGCATGTGGGCTGCAAAAGGTGCTGTATACATCATCTTCCGTGCTCTGGATCAGTCCTGTGTACAGTGGTACCACTGCAGCTTTCCTGAAGGTTTCTGGGCAgactgatctagtggttggcaaccctgtctgtggcagggggttggaactaagtgatctttaaggttccctccaacctaagccaaTCCTCGCTTCTATGATTCCTTTGGGGCTTGGTGACATGACTGCTATGTGTGCATTTCCCATTGTCAACAGCAATGCAAATTAATGGGGACCCTAGCATAGCCTGTGGCACACGGTGAGGAGGCACACATCCATGCTCCAGTAACTTGGAACTGTTGGCATCATTGGAAGGGCTTTTAGCTGCAGTTGGGGCTTTTAGCTGCGCTGCTTCCCCAAGAAAGCAGGAACAAAGCTTTTCCCTGGGTACCACACACCCAAACTAAAACACTTCCATGAGGAGGAGAAGTGGTCATCTCAAGGCAGGAGCTAACTGGTAGGATCCTGTAATCATGTAGgtagttttattttactatCAAGGGAGCTGATGAAGAGATGCCTATGCCATGCAGAGTCCCGTTAGGTGTTGGAACATCATCTGCTGTCCTTTGTGCCTGGGCAGGCAAGCACAAGTGCCCAGCAAGGGAACCCTTGGCTATCCTCCCCCACATCCCATCCTGAGGAGGTTCCAGACTGATCTGCTGTTACCTGCCTTCTTCTCTGCCACCCCTACATACTGCACTTAGTCATCTGttcatctctgtttcttcttgtttgaGGAGTCCCTGGGGTCTCTACTCCTTGCttgctgtttgcatttgtttgctcTCATCCCAGCGTGCTCTGTGGTTAAACTCTGTAGCTGTCAAGAGCCCAAAGCACACTTTGCACAGCGGAGAACTCTGTCATTGCAGAGtggtgccagcacagcactcacAGGACGTCTGGTTCAGAGATGCACTTCTCTCTGGATTAACATGCACAAGAGGAGCATGTGTTTGACAGCACCTGCTTCATATCCTGGAAACATGGAGCCCTTTGTGCTGCCTGGAGAGGGCTTTGGAGGGAGATGTGTACCTCACCTCTCAAGAAGGACCTGTTCCCATACTCTCTTGAGGCTGAGATCCTACAGCATGGGACAAGAAAGTAAGATTGCCTCCTTCTCCAGTGGCTGCCAGTTCCCGTACCAGGGATCTCCTGTTTATTCACTCCATGCATGCCCTGTTCTCTTCCCTGATGGCTCTCACTTCAGCTTGGATAGCCAGAGAATATACACACTTTTAAAGCTGAAAGCAAACTCAAGCTGAATGTCTTTCTTCCACTTTCCTCCTTTGAGGCTGGCGCTGGCAGCATCTTCAGAGAGACTCTGTGCATTAGTAAAGCAGAAAGGGTTCCTTCATTCACCCGCCCGCTTCACCCATGTGCTTTGCTGAAagagccttctcctctctgaTACGGAGCTGCAGTTAAGGTCACATGGAGCCAATGGAACgtgctgtgaaatgcagaagaCACGCACTATTGTTCCCCGTGGACAGGCACTGCCGTTAGCATGTGTATAATGCAGAAGGGCAAGTGCCAGAGCTCTTCTGGTCTCGTTTGCAGTAATTAGCAGTGATGAGATTAGCTCTGGGAGATCCCTGATCTAAGAGCctgggctgagagcagagcatgAGGCTGAGGCTGCCAGAGAGCAGGGCCAGGCACTGGGAGGGCAGGCAGACGGGCGTTCTGATCATCTGTACTGGCAAGCATACACACTGAAGTGTCCCCTGATGGCTTCTATCTATTTCTGGTGACTCCATGGGAAACGGAGGCATCTAACGTCCCTCTGGGTAGTAGGGCAAGCTGCAATCCCCTgtcctgtgtgctgtgctcctccCAACCCTGCTGTTGTGAGCTCCCCATGTTAGCTTTTCTCATAGCCTGAGACTGCAGCTTTCAGAGAAAACACCTTTCTTCCAAGATATGTTACTCCCGGATTCCTTGGACAACATGCTTCCCCCCTGGATGTCCTGACCTCCCCAACCACCCATGCAGGGAACTGATGTCCCACAGCTCTGGAGGCCTTTTGATAGAAAAACCCCACTTACTTAAACCTCAGTTACAACCATTGCTCGCAGTTTTGTTCCTACTGCTGAGCTCACACTTGGTCCCATGGCCGTGAGCCCCTTCCCAAAGCAACACACAcactcctgcagccccaggatGCACACCTTTTACAGGTGAGTGATACACAAAGCTCCATCGCTCCAAGACACAGTGGTGCCTGGGAGCATCACCTCGGCTCCCAGCCCCATGTGTCCCCTGCAGGACGCTGGGAAGGTGAAGGTGTTTTGCTGGAGGTCTGTTGTGCGGTGGATGCTGTGTGCAGCCCATCCTTCAGCACACACCCACTGtgcccttctctctcctttgccTCCAGATGCGCAGCACCAGAAAGGTGTCAGTGTGGCCAGTAGCCTTTGTTGGTGGCTTGCGCTACGAGTCCCCCAAAGTGAATGCTGCAGGGAAGGTCTACGGCTGGAAAACTGTGTTTGACCCCCATCGGCCCTTTGCTATAGACATGGCAGGGTTTGCTGTGAACCTCAGACTGATCCTCCAGCGATCTCAGGCGTATTTCAAACTACGAGGAGTGAAGGGAGGCTACCAGGAGAGCAGCCTGCTGCGAGAGCTGGTCACCCTGAACGACCTTGAGCCGAAAGCTGCCAATTGCACTAAGGTAAGGTCTCTTCCTCATACATGGGATGTGAAGATATAGTCATAGGGCATGCTGATAGTTATTGCCCTGAAGACTCTCCAGTCCAATCTGAGAGACAGCAGATGGATATCTAGCTGGGATGACAGGAGCATGCAAGATACAATGAGACAATGCTGGTTAGCCTGACAGGCATCAATCAGAGCACATCAGCAACAGAGGGGCTGTCAAGTGCTCTGAAAGCTTTGTGAGAGGGTGGCAGGCACTGGAGGGACTTTATCTGGGATCAGAGACTCCTGCTTGGTGCTCATACCTCTGTCTGTGGCAGGCAGCCACCCAACCTCCATTGTGTAATCATCCCAGGAggacttttcttcttttacaaatGAGCTGTTACTGCAGACAGAGACAGTGTTAGGCCATCTATTCCAGGTCCTTATCCACTTCAGAGCTGAAAGCTTTTCCTGCAAAAAAAGCTCTGGCCTTGCCCTACAATTAGGTCTTTCTGCCTCTTACCCCCTTACTACCCTGCTAGCTAACAGCAAGTGCTGGCTGGAAATTAGTGTGCTTTCAGCAGATCAAGGGAGATACTCAGGTTGTTTTAGGCTGTACAGAAGAGTTGGGGCACTGCAAGGGAATTAGGAAAAGGCTGGAGGTAAGAAATGGTGCTGACAGACAGGCTGCCATGCTAGTGCTGCACGCAGAGCTGCAGGTCAGAGCTGGAAAGGAAGCAGGAACTGCTGCCCAGGATTTGAGGcagactgcatttctttttctggcaTGGCTGTAGGGATCTTACAAGGGTCCTTGTTGAGAACTGAATGCTGTCTGCTCCTGGCAAACTCTGAGTGCAGCTTTGCAGGTTAGTCTTTGCCTTTCTGCTCTTAGTTGCTGCCAGCAGCCTCCATTTTCCAATTGCTGTTTTGTTCACCCTTCTGATGAGGAGGAGTGTCCAAACAAGCAGCAGAGGAGGACAAGAGGTGTCTGTGCTCAGGGGTCcccagcatcagagcacagacTCTCAATGGGCCAGTGTGCTCCTAGCAAGTGTCATTGCTTGCAGCTGTAAAGCTCTGCAGTCAGATTTACATTACAGATTAGGATGTGCTCAGGTACCATCATTAAGGAGGGAACTGTGTAAGATAAGCACAGATGTCTGCTCTCCAGTAGAGCTGCCCTTGCTGCGTATGGGGCTGTAATGTTCAGCTGCCTTCAGCCCACAGATGCTCACTCCTGCAAAAACCTTACACTGGACTGAAGACAtacattctatttatttatttatcttcttaaTTTGGTTCCCACccaaaattaagaagaaaatgaaagaagttaAAGTGAATTGCCTGGGCTGGTTAGCAGTGGGGTTGTAAGGGAACGTGGCTTTACAAGCGTGCTCTGTACTTCTGTGTCCTGCTGCTTCTACATTTCCCCCACAGCACACAAAGCTCTCTTCAATCCGTTGACACATTACATCTGACAGGATCAAGGTCTAAGAGATCTCATGTTCCCATAAGGTTGATGTAACTGGGACATATTCTGCTCCCCATTTCCTGTGAGTGCCTGAGGAAACGAGTTGCAGCGCTCAACCAGAGCCCTTAAAGGACAGAGACCTTGTCAGCGGCCTCAGCTATTCAAACAGCACGAGAGCACAGACACAAAATACAAGGGCACTGCAAATGATGTGCTTCTTGTTCCAGCTGCTCTTTCAGCTCCTTGTTTCCCCAGATGGAGACAGACTCATAGTTCTGTGGGTGAGGCAAGCTTCTGTGCACTTGGGTGGTTTCGGTAGCTAAAAGCAGccattcctctgctttccttccctcctggCTGAGCGTGATCTGTGATAAAAGCCGTGGGCTCCAGCCTGGCATTTAGGTGGATGTTGCTGAAGGAAACTGGCTGGCAGCCTTGTGCTGGGCAGGGATTGCTGGGCGGCAGTGTGCGTGTGGGCAGCATGAAATGCCACCATGGGAATGGCACTGCTGTCACACACACAGGCTGAGAACAGGCAGCAGAGTGTCCCTACAGTGCCTGAACCCCAAACTAATGCTGTGGGTCTGGGAACCAGCTTTGAGAGAGGAATAAATTCTTGTGCGTTGGAGGAGAGCAAgcctggccctgcagcagccagggaATTACGCAGCAAAAGGGACCAGAGCTGATTGCTTCGTGACATCACAGCTGTAAAACAGCTAAAGCTGACTGCTAATGGGCAGGGGGGAAGGAATAATTCAGCCTAAGGCAAGAAAGCTTGTAAAGGAGTGCTTTGCTTCCTCCTGATCTTAccctgtggtgctgcagagtAGGCAGGGAGTTGGCTTCATGAGCTCTTTGTGTTCCTTCCCTTTCAGGGGCTGAGCAGCGGGTTATGGATGGAGCAGATCTGCCCCCTTTTTGCTTAGATTGCTCCTGAAATTGGGCTGCTGGGTTTGTGTGCTTTGCAGTGAGCATTCAGTACCCTGGCTGCTGTGCAACAGCACTTTGTTGGTTAAGCTTCACACGCAGTGCCTGAGTTGGTGATTTTTAGGGGACATGCAGAACCTGGAGGGTTCTTTTTGCCTCGTTGAGCCCTGATGAGTCTCCAGAACTGCTGTGCCAGCGCCATCCCCTATAGAACAGCTACATCTGTGTAGTTTGGGTTTTGCAGCACTCTGCCTGCTCCAGGACCTTCGGACGACGTGGCAGTTGTGGTAGCTCAGCTTGGACCACCAAAACCCTGTTCTGTGATCTCGAGCTCGGCCTGTAACACCTATCACCTTCAAGGCAGAGCTGGCAATCACTGTTTCAAGTAACAGTTATTGCTGCCTTCTATGGAGGGCTTTGGTACTGGAAATCCTGTGACCCCCTCCTACTACAGGCTGACTTGCCTGCTTAATTTCCTGTTGGAAGACAATGAAAAAGGCTGCAATGGCGACAAAGCTATAAAATCTCTTAGATCTGTTCCAAGCCTCATGATTCTGGATGACAAGGCTGTCAATGGCCGACATGTGTTGCAATAGTGAGGACTTCTACAGGGAATGCAGGTGAACTGCAGGAACTGCTGCTCATGGGAGGTCAAGCACTCAGAGCCCCCCTTTGCTCCCATGCAAACTGCACGTTTGCTCTGAGATATCAAACCAGCGCTGCTTGTGGAAAGCATCGAGCTGAGAGCAAAAGCAGGTGTTGCTGTGTAAAATGGTGCTCTTCCTCCCATATTAAAGAGCACCGTGTGAGAAATGGTAGAAGCTGCTGCATTGAGCCGCAGACTCTGGGAATCAGTCAGTTGTGGTCAGTTAATTCCACATAACTGCCTTTTTGGCACTCAGATTTAACAATGTCAAAGCGGGATGcaattgaaaagaaaagctattaatCTGTATTTGTGCCTCGGTGCCTGGAGCTGTGTGAGCCCGAGCCCCGTTGCTGGCAGTGTTTGTATGGGAGCAGatcttccctgctcctgctggagagcagaactgccCACCAGCTTTGTTTCCAGCACCTGCACTGCATTAAGGCTTGGCTATTCTGTTTGTTGGATGAGGAGCTCTTAGCTGATGCTGACGCTGCCCGGAGAGCTGCTTGGCGAGacctgtttgcttttgcttttcattaggAAGTAAGGCAGTAATTGCAGCAGTGTAATAGCAGTGACTTCTTGGGAAGGTGGAGGGGCTCCTGTTTAACTGCGGGGGCCTTCGAGGAATGCTCTGTTTGCCCTTTAGAAGCAGAGCATGGCCTCGTTTTTCAGAAAAGCAGGGAGCAGGTTCGAGACTTTGCATATATTTGGATTGAATGTGCCGAGCATTGTCATAGCAACAAGAGGGAGACCCCCACGAGGAGGAACCATCACTGAGCAGGTGAGGGAGCAGGAAGCCACAGATCTGAAGGGACAGAACTGCTGCCAGCAATACAGCTTGTAGTGCTGAGCAATGAGCATAATTGGGCCTGGTGAGGGGAAAGCATTTCCAGAGCTTGAAGCGTGGCACGGCTGCGAGGAACCATTGACCTATAATGTCTCCCCCACCACAGATGTCAGCCAACCTCttccatttatattttttccagctctctTTTGTAGGTGTTGATTTACATTGAGCTCTATTGCTCAGATTTTAGTAGAAGTTATAGTCCTGATGTGCTTCAGTGCTGGTTGGAGAGGGGCCCTGAAAGTGATGCAATGCTTTGTACCTGGTCTGGAgtagcaggagcagcacagggctggtgTTTTGGATGAAAAGTGTGTACGGAGTCCAGAGCATGTGGTACTGATGGGGTATTCTGTCCCAAGCTCATGGCTCTGGTACCTTTAAGAGCAGAGGTAACAATAGACAACCTGAGCAGCAGTAAGGACTTCTCCCGTCAGTGGCACTTCATCATCTTTTTAGGGTCATGAAATAGTTTGAAAAGAAGTAGTGATAGCGAGGTTAGCAAGCAGTCACAACATGAGCCAACGTGGCAAGAGATGGCTTTTCCATTCTGCACCTAGCAAACAGCTCCACACTGCCCGAGGGTGGGCTAACACTGTAAGCAAGAACCAGAGTCAGGATCTTGACTATGGGAAACATGAAACTGATCCTCTGATGATGAGGGAAAGGCCTTACATCATTGGGAAGGTTGATGAGCCTTTGGAGAAAGATGGTTGATAACCACATGGAAGGAGCAGGTTAATGTCCCAAGACAGTACACTATAAGATAGGTAATTTCTGTGCACTGTGCATTCTGGGTAGCAGCAGGCCTCCCTAAATGAAGTTTTATGCAAACCTCCTTGCAGCTGTGAATGCACCATTAGGCTCCAGGGTAGATGGTTAAATGGCACTATTGACTTAATGTGCAAGAATGTTTGTTAGTGCAGTGAGGGGATGCAGCTAATGACTTCTGCTGGTTTATTCAGATTTTAGTCTGGCACACGAGGACAGAAAAGCCTGTGCTGGTGAATGAGGGGAAGAAAGGATTCACAGATCCCAACGTGGAAATCTGAGCGTGCACAGCTG from Excalfactoria chinensis isolate bCotChi1 chromosome 21, bCotChi1.hap2, whole genome shotgun sequence includes:
- the B3GAT1 gene encoding galactosylgalactosylxylosylprotein 3-beta-glucuronosyltransferase 1 isoform X3, coding for MPKRRDILAIVLIVLPWTLLITVWHQSTIAPLLAVHKDDGGDSRRDLAAGLDSKEYCLSDRDIVEVVRTEYVYTRPPPWSDTLPTIHVITPTYSRPVQKAELTRLANTLLHVPNLHWILVEDSQRRTPLITRLLRDTGLNYTHLNVETPRNYKLRGDMRDPRIPRGTMQRNLALRWLRETFNKNNSQPGIVYFADDDNTYSLELFEEMRSTRKVSVWPVAFVGGLRYESPKVNAAGKVYGWKTVFDPHRPFAIDMAGFAVNLRLILQRSQAYFKLRGVKGGYQESSLLRELVTLNDLEPKAANCTKILVWHTRTEKPVLVNEGKKGFTDPNVEI
- the B3GAT1 gene encoding galactosylgalactosylxylosylprotein 3-beta-glucuronosyltransferase 1 isoform X1, with the protein product MGNEELWVQSVLEMPKRRDILAIVLIVLPWTLLITVWHQSTIAPLLAVHKDDGGDSRRDLAAGLDSKEYCLSDRDIVEVVRTEYVYTRPPPWSDTLPTIHVITPTYSRPVQKAELTRLANTLLHVPNLHWILVEDSQRRTPLITRLLRDTGLNYTHLNVETPRNYKLRGDMRDPRIPRGTMQRNLALRWLRETFNKNNSQPGIVYFADDDNTYSLELFEEMRSTRKVSVWPVAFVGGLRYESPKVNAAGKVYGWKTVFDPHRPFAIDMAGFAVNLRLILQRSQAYFKLRGVKGGYQESSLLRELVTLNDLEPKAANCTKILVWHTRTEKPVLVNEGKKGFTDPNVEI
- the B3GAT1 gene encoding galactosylgalactosylxylosylprotein 3-beta-glucuronosyltransferase 1 isoform X4 — translated: MPKRRDILAIVLIVLPWTLLITVWHQSTIAPLLAVHKGLDSKEYCLSDRDIVEVVRTEYVYTRPPPWSDTLPTIHVITPTYSRPVQKAELTRLANTLLHVPNLHWILVEDSQRRTPLITRLLRDTGLNYTHLNVETPRNYKLRGDMRDPRIPRGTMQRNLALRWLRETFNKNNSQPGIVYFADDDNTYSLELFEEMRSTRKVSVWPVAFVGGLRYESPKVNAAGKVYGWKTVFDPHRPFAIDMAGFAVNLRLILQRSQAYFKLRGVKGGYQESSLLRELVTLNDLEPKAANCTKILVWHTRTEKPVLVNEGKKGFTDPNVEI
- the B3GAT1 gene encoding galactosylgalactosylxylosylprotein 3-beta-glucuronosyltransferase 1 isoform X2, with the protein product MGNEELWVQSVLEMPKRRDILAIVLIVLPWTLLITVWHQSTIAPLLAVHKGLDSKEYCLSDRDIVEVVRTEYVYTRPPPWSDTLPTIHVITPTYSRPVQKAELTRLANTLLHVPNLHWILVEDSQRRTPLITRLLRDTGLNYTHLNVETPRNYKLRGDMRDPRIPRGTMQRNLALRWLRETFNKNNSQPGIVYFADDDNTYSLELFEEMRSTRKVSVWPVAFVGGLRYESPKVNAAGKVYGWKTVFDPHRPFAIDMAGFAVNLRLILQRSQAYFKLRGVKGGYQESSLLRELVTLNDLEPKAANCTKILVWHTRTEKPVLVNEGKKGFTDPNVEI